Proteins encoded within one genomic window of Scomber japonicus isolate fScoJap1 chromosome 16, fScoJap1.pri, whole genome shotgun sequence:
- the LOC128375582 gene encoding tripartite motif-containing protein 16-like, with the protein MAQKDQLDRETFSCVICLDLPKDPVTIPCGHSYCMSCIKSHWDGEDERKIYSCPQCREAFTPRPVLKKNTMLAALVEQLKKTGLQAAPADHCYAGPEDVACDVCTGRKLKAFKSCLQCLMSYCENHLQSHFESTKLKKHKLVEPLKRLQENICSRHDEVMKIFCHTDKKCICYLCTMEDHKGHDTVPAAAERTERQRELEVSRLNIQKRIQDREKDVKLLQQEVEAVSRSADKAVEDSEKIFTQLIRLLQKRSSDVKQQIRSQQETEVSGVKELQEKLQQEITELKRKDAELKQLSHTEDHNQFLHNYPSVSQRSEPTDSSSINIRPLRYFEDVTAAVSELRDKLQDILRDKWTNTSLTETEVDVLLSEPEPKTRAEFLRYSREITLDPNTANTKLLLSEGNRKVEWTRQRQSYSRHTDRFTDYLQVLSRESLTGRCYWEVEWRGGVDVAVAYNSISRAGYESLFGHNDKSLSLDCDTNRYEFWFNNIKTPVSGPRSSRVGVYLDHRAGILSFYSVSETMTLLHRVQTSFTQPLYAGLCVYGDSTAELCEVK; encoded by the coding sequence atggcgcagaaagATCAACTGGACCGAGAAACCTTCTCTTGtgtgatctgtctggatctaccaAAGGATCcagtgactattccctgtggacacagctactgtatgagctgtattaaatcacactgggatggagaggatgagaggaagatctacagctgccctcagtgcagagaggccttcacaccgaggcctgtcctgaagaaaaacaccatgttagcagctttagtggagcagctgaagaagactggactccaagctgctcctgctgatcactgctatgctggacctgaagatgtggcctgtgatgtctgcactgggaggaagctgaaagccttcaagtcctgtctgcagtgtctgatgtcttactgtgagaatcacctccagtctcactttgaatcaaccaaattaaagaaacacaagctggtggagcccttgAAGaggctccaggagaacatctgctctcgtcatgatgaggtgatgaagatattctgccatacagataagaagtgtatctgttatctgtgcactatggaggatcataaaggccatgacacagtcccagctgcagcagaaaggactgagaggcagagagagctcgaggtaagtcgactaaacatccagaagagaatccaggacagagagaaagatgtgaagctgcttcaacaggaggtggaggccgtcagtcgctctgctgataaagcagtggaggacagcgAGAAGAttttcactcagctgatccgtctcctacagaaaagaagctctgatgtgaagcagcagatcagatcccagcaggaaactgaagtgagtggagtcaaagagcttcaggagaagctgcagcaggagatcactgagctgaagaggaaagacgctgaactgaagcagctctcacacacagaggatcacaaccagtttctacacaactacccctcagtgtcacaacgcagtgaacctacagactcatccagcatcaatatccgtcctctgagatactttgaggatgtgacagcagctgtgtcagagctcagagataaactacaggacatcctgagggacaaatggacaaacaccTCACTGACagagactgaagtggacgttttactttcagaaccagaacccaagaccagagctgagttcttaagatattcacgtgaaatcactctggatccaaacacagcaaacacaaagctgttattatctgaggggaacagaaaagtagaatggACGAGACAACGACAGTCTTATtctagacacacagacagattcactgattatcttcaggtcctgagtagagagagtctgactggacgttgttactgggaggtggagtggagaggaggagttgATGTCGCAGTCGCGTACAACagtatcagcagagcaggataTGAATCTCTATTTGGACATAATGATAAATCTTTGTCTTTAGATTGTGACACTAACAGGTATGaattttggttcaacaacattaaaactcccgtctcaggtcctcgttcctccagagtcggagtgtacctggatcacagagcaggtattctgtccttctacagtgtatctgaaaccatgactctcctccacagagtccagacctcattcactcagcctctctatgctggactttgtgtttatggtgattccacagctgagttgtgtgaagtgaaatag
- the LOC128375583 gene encoding tripartite motif-containing protein 16-like yields MAQKDQLDRETFSCVICLDLPKDPVTIPCGHSYCMSCIKSHWDGEDERKIYSCPQCREAFTPRPVLKKNTMLAALVEQLKKTGLQAAPADHCYAGPEDVACDVCTGRKLKAFKSCLQCLMSYCENHLQSHFESTKLKKHKLVEPLKRLQENICSRHDEVMKIFCHTDKKCICYLCTMEDHKGHDTVPAAAERTERQRELEVSRLNIQKRIQDREKDVKLLQQEVEAVSRSADKAVEDSEKIFTQLIRLLQKRSSDVKQQIRSQQETEVSGVKELQEKLQQEITELKRKDAELKQLSHTEDHNQFLHNYPSVSQRSEPTDSSSINIRPLRYFEDVTAAVSELRDKLQDILRDKWTNTSLTETEVDVLLSEPEPKTRAEFLRYSREITLDPNTANTKLLLSEGNRKVEWTRQRQSYSRHTDRFTDYLQVLSRESLTGRCYWEVEWRGGVDVAVAYNTVAYKNISRAGTESQFGHNDKSWSLGCSTDRYEFWFNNIKTPVSGPGSSRVGVYLDHRAGILSFYSVSKTMTLLRRVQTTFTQPLYAGLRVYGWFVGSTAELC; encoded by the exons atggcgcagaaagATCAACTGGACCGAGAAACCTTCTCTTGtgtgatctgtctggatctaccaAAGGATCcagtgactattccctgtggacacagctactgtatgagctgtattaaatcacactgggatggagaggatgagaggaagatctacagctgccctcagtgcagagaggccttcacaccgaggcctgtcctgaagaaaaacaccatgttagcagctttagtggagcagctgaagaagactggactccaagctgctcctgctgatcactgctatgctggacctgaagatgtggcctgtgatgtctgcactgggaggaagctgaaagccttcaagtcctgtctgcagtgtctgatgtcttactgtgagaatcacctccagtctcactttgaatcaaccaaattaaagaaacacaagctggtggagcccttgAAGaggctccaggagaacatctgctctcgtcatgatgaggtgatgaagatattctgccatacagataagaagtgtatctgttatctgtgcactatggaggatcataaaggccatgacacagtcccagctgcagcagaaaggactgagaggcagagagagctcgaggtaagtcgactaaacatccagaagagaatccaggacagagagaaagatgtgaagctgcttcaacaggaggtggaggccgtcagtcgctctgctgataaagcagtggaggacagcgAGAAGAttttcactcagctgatccgtctcctacagaaaagaagctctgatgtgaagcagcagatcagatcccagcaggaaactgaagtgagtggagtcaaagagcttcaggagaagctgcagcaggagatcactgagctgaagaggaaagacgctgaactgaagcagctctcacacacagaggatcacaaccagtttctacacaactacccctcagtgtcacaacgcagtgaacctacagactcatccagcatcaatatccgtcctctgagatactttgaggatgtgacagcagctgtgtcagagctcagagataaactacaggacatcctgagggacaaatggacaaacaccTCACTGACagagactgaagtggacgttttactttcagaaccagaacccaagaccagagctgagttcttaagatattcacgtgaaatcactctggatccaaacacagcaaacacaaagctgttattatctgaggggaacagaaaagtagaatggACGAGACAACGACAGTCTTATtctagacacacagacagattcactgattatcttcaggtcctgagtagagagagtctgactggacgttgttactgggaggtggagtggagaggaggagttgATGTCGCAGTCGCGTACAACa cagtcgcatacaagaatatcagcagagcaggaactGAATCTCAATTTGGacataatgacaaatcttggtctttagGTTGTTCCACTGACAGGTATGaattttggttcaacaacattaaaactcccgtctcaggtcctggttcctccagagtcggagtgtacctggatcacagagcaggtattctgtccttttACAGCGTCTCtaaaaccatgactctcctccgcagagtccagaccacattcactcagcctctctatgctggacttagGGTTTATGGTTGGTTTGTTGgatccacagctgagttgtgttaa